One region of Xylanimonas ulmi genomic DNA includes:
- a CDS encoding acyltransferase family protein: MTHTREKGMDTRGDVRPAPEPTNGGYLPQLDGLRTVAVLAVFLFHTEARWFPGGYVGVDVFFVLSGFLITGVLLREHARTGSVSLLGFYLRRARRLLPALLLLAVVLSVAYLVLFQGTLRTQSLLGVLAAVGYATSPIAASGVHLESMLHAWSLSVEEYFYALWPLVVVVVLRRVGRTRLLAVTAAITTAAVLYRVGVALAGWPRDRIYYAADTRAEQLLLGCLLALVLARRQLRVPDWLAAACAMLLGAFVLVPDALTAPFYLYGGSSLIGVAAATIIAALTAARATALSRVMSLRPLVWVGQRSYGVYLWHAPIAGIIGTLVPAAAVSLQLDATATALKLALTLVVAALSYRFVERRVMRMRPHRARLSARPV; the protein is encoded by the coding sequence GTGACCCACACCCGAGAGAAGGGCATGGACACCCGGGGCGACGTGCGCCCCGCACCCGAGCCCACGAACGGCGGGTACCTGCCACAGCTCGACGGCCTCCGCACCGTCGCCGTCCTCGCGGTCTTCCTGTTCCACACCGAGGCGCGGTGGTTCCCGGGCGGCTACGTCGGGGTCGACGTCTTCTTCGTGCTCTCCGGCTTCCTGATCACCGGTGTGCTCCTGCGCGAGCACGCACGCACGGGCTCGGTGTCGCTGCTCGGCTTCTATCTGCGCCGGGCGCGGCGCCTGCTGCCCGCGCTGCTCCTGCTCGCGGTCGTCCTGAGCGTCGCGTATCTCGTGCTCTTCCAGGGAACGCTGCGAACACAGAGCCTCCTGGGCGTCCTGGCGGCGGTCGGGTACGCGACCTCGCCGATCGCCGCCTCGGGCGTCCACCTGGAGTCGATGCTCCACGCGTGGTCGCTCTCGGTCGAGGAGTACTTCTACGCACTCTGGCCGCTCGTCGTCGTCGTGGTGCTCCGGAGGGTGGGCCGGACTCGGCTGCTCGCCGTCACCGCGGCGATCACCACGGCCGCGGTGCTCTACCGCGTCGGTGTCGCGCTCGCCGGGTGGCCCCGCGACCGGATCTACTACGCGGCCGACACCCGCGCCGAGCAACTGCTGCTGGGCTGCCTGCTCGCGCTCGTCCTGGCCCGGCGCCAGCTGCGCGTGCCCGACTGGCTCGCCGCCGCGTGCGCCATGCTCCTGGGGGCCTTCGTCCTGGTCCCGGACGCCCTCACGGCGCCGTTCTACCTGTACGGCGGCTCGAGCCTCATCGGCGTCGCCGCGGCGACCATCATCGCCGCCCTGACCGCGGCGCGGGCGACGGCGCTGTCCCGCGTCATGTCACTGCGGCCTCTTGTATGGGTCGGGCAGCGCTCCTACGGCGTCTACCTGTGGCACGCGCCCATCGCGGGCATCATCGGGACGCTGGTTCCCGCAGCAGCGGTGAGCCTGCAGCTCGACGCGACGGCCACGGCGCTCAAGCTGGCGCTCACGCTCGTCGTCGCCGCACTGTCGTACCGGTTCGTCGAGAGGCGCGTGATGCGGATGCGCCCGCACAGGGCGAGGTTGTCGGCGCGGCCCGTGTGA